One stretch of Ipomoea triloba cultivar NCNSP0323 chromosome 8, ASM357664v1 DNA includes these proteins:
- the LOC116027739 gene encoding serine carboxypeptidase-like 45: protein MAFLWLLIFVVSYYSFLCTNAELISSLPGQPQNVTFKQYSDYIVTDDRHARALFYYFVEAQSKDALSLPLTLWLSGGPGCSSIGLGLFRENGPFRPGKDGNLIKNEFSWNLVSNMLYVESPVGVGFSYSNTSSDYNNWNDTMTADENLKFLLKWFEKFPEYRNLDLYLAGDSYAGHFVPQLAALLLEYNRKPNVNPIKLKGIALGNPLLDIVISVDSADYLWYHGAISAELRTMKKKLCNGTRFFLEYSQNKPSEDCKKMMTKMEEELGVDFDTGDMLLPRCVSGQQDVGSETTGIGDPCLADRITAYLNKPEVQKALHANTTGLPYLWDLCSGPIKYQMDNLAINIMPTLSAFLKKEHIPILLYSGDQDVKVPVTQTRKIANMLARHVKLTTLQENGPWYNGYQVGGWSEAFGKLREGKNVTYLTFATVKGGAHIVPFTSPSQSLILFKSFINGSPPPTTRLN from the exons ATGGCTTTCTTATGGCTTTTGATCTTCGTTGTTTCATATTATTCCTTCTTGTGTACAAACGCAGAGCTTATAAGTTCTCTGCCCGGGCAGCCTCAGAACGTGACCTTCAAGCAGTATTCTGACTATATTGTCACAGATGATCGCCATGCCAGAGCTCTGTTTTACTATTTTGTGGAAGCACAGTCAAAAGACGCACTGTCACTCCCTCTTACATTGTGGCTTAGTGGAG GTCCGGGATGTTCTTCTATTGGCCTTGGTCTATTCAGGGAAAATGGTCCATTTAGACCAGGGAAAGATGGGAACCTCataaagaatgaattttcttGGAATTTAG TGTCGAACATGTTATATGTTGAGTCTCCTGTTGGAGTTGGATTCTCATACTCTAATACGAGCTCAGACTACAACAATTGGAACGATACCATGACAG CTGATGAAAATTTGAAGTTCCTTCTCAAGTGGTTCGAAAAGTTCCCTGAATATAGAAATCTAGATTTGTACTTAGCCGGGGATAGTTATGCAg GTCACTTTGTACCTCAACTTGCTGCACTACTACTTGAATACAACAGGAAACCAAATGTGAACCCAATCAAGCTCAAAGGCATTGCA CTTGGGAACCCACTTCTAGATATTGTGATCAGTGTTGATTCAGCTGATTATCTGTGGTACCATGGAGCCATTTCTGCAGAATTGCGCACTATGAAGAAGAAACTATGTAACGGAACAAGATTCTTCCTTGAGTACTCACAAAATAAACCATCTGAAGATTGTAAGAAAATGATGACTAAGATGGAGGAGGAGTTGGGCGTCGATTTCGATACCGGAGATATGCTCTTGCCCAGATGTGTATCTGGACAACAAGAT GTTGGTAGTGAAACAACAGGCATTGGGGATCCATGCCTTGCTGACAGGATAACTGCATACCTAAACAAGCCAGAAGTTCAGAAAGCTTTACATGCCAATACAACTGGCCTGCCATACCTCTGGGATCTCTGTTCAGG GCCTATTAAGTATCAGATGGACAATTTAGCTATTAACATCATGCCTACATTATCAGCATTTCTGAAGAAAGAGCATATTCCAATTCTGCTTTACAG tGGAGATCAAGATGTAAAAGTTCCGGTCACACAaacaagaaaaattgcaaatatGCTTGCTAGACATGTGAAGCTCACCACTTTGCAGGAgaatggtccatggtataatggcTATCAG GTGGGAGGATGGAGTGAAGCTTTTGGTAAATTGAGGGAAGGGAAAAATGTGACATACTTAACGTTTGCAACAGTGAAGGGGGGAGCTCATATTGTGCCATTTACATCTCCTTCTCAATCTCTTATACTTTTCAAATCATTTATCAATGGATCTCCACCACCCACAACTAGGCTCAACTAG
- the LOC116027072 gene encoding serine carboxypeptidase-like 45: protein MCTKLVLCFFPLNIHPNFYCFSVLVSYYSFLCTNAKLISSLPGQPQNVTFKQYSDYIVTDDHHGRALLYYFVEAESKDALSLPLTLWFSGGPRCSSIGLGLFMENGPFRPGKDGNLIKNEFSWNLVSNMLYVDSPIGVGFSYSNTSSDYNNYWNDTMTALENAKFLLKWFEKFPKYRNLDLYLAGDIYAGHFVPQLAALVLEYSRNVKPIKLKGIALGNPLLDIVISVDSADYLWYHGAISAELRTMKKKLCNDTRFILEFAQNKTSEDCKKMMDKMDEELGIGFDTGDMLLPTCVSGQHDVASETTGIGDPCLADRITAYLNKPEVQKALHANTTGLPYPWDLCFGPIKYQMDNLGINIIATLSAFLKKEHIPILLYSGDQDSNIPVTQTRKIANMLARDVKLTTLQENGPWYNGYQVGGWSEAFGILREGKNVTYLTFATVKGGAHMVPFTSPSQSLILFKSFINGSPPPTTSLN, encoded by the exons ATGTGTACTAAATTAGTATTGTGCTTTTTTCCGCTTAATATTCAtcccaatttttattgtttcAGCG TCCTTGTTTCATATTATTCCTTCTTGTGTACAAATGCAAAGCTTATAAGTTCTCTGCCCGGGCAGCCTCAGAACGTGACCTTCAAGCAGTATTCTGACTATATTGTCACAGATGATCACCATGGCAGAGCTCTGCTCTACTATTTTGTGGAAGCAGAGTCAAAAGATGCACTGTCACTCCCTCTTACATTGTGGTTTAGTGGAG GGCCTAGATGTTCTTCTATTGGCCTTGGTCTGTTCATGGAAAATGGTCCATTTAGGCCAGGGAAAGATGGGAACCTCATAAAGAATGAGTTTTCTTGGAATTTAG TGTCGAACATGTTATATGTTGACTCCCCTATTGGAGTTGGATTTTCATACTCTAATACAAGCTCAGACTACAATAATTATTGGAACGATACCATGACAG CGCTTGAAAATGCCAAGTTCCTCCTTAAGTGGTTCGAGAAGTTCCCAAAATATAGAAATCTAGATTTGTACTTAGCCGGGGATATCTATGCAG GTCACTTTGTACCTCAACTTGCTGCACTAGTACTTGAATACAGCAGGAATGTCAAGCCAATCAAGCTCAAAGGCATTGCA CTTGGGAACCCACTTCTAGACATTGTGATCAGTGTTGATTCAGCTGATTATCTGTGGTACCATGGAGCCATTTCTGCAGAATTGCGCACTATGAAGAAGAAACTATGTAATGATACAAGATTCATCCTCGAGTTCGCACAAAATAAAACATCTGAAGATTGTAAGAAAATGATGGATAAGATGGACGAGGAGTTGGGCATCGGTTTCGATACCGGGGATATGCTCTTGCCCACATGTGTATCTGGACAACACGAC GTTGCTAGTGAAACAACAGGCATTGGGGATCCATGCCTTGCTGACAGGATAACTGCATACCTAAACAAGCCAGAAGTTCAGAAAGCTTTACATGCCAATACAACTGGCCTGCCATACCCCTGGGATCTCTGTTTTGG GCCTATTAAGTATCAGATGGACAATTTAGGTATTAACATCATTGCCACATTGTCAGCATTTCTGAAGAAGGAGCATATCCCAATTCTGCTTTACAG tGGAGATCAAGATTCAAACATTCCGGTCACACAAACAAGGAAAATTGCAAATATGCTTGCTAGGGATGTGAAGCTCACCACTTTGCAGGAgaatggtccatggtataatggcTATCAG GTGGGAGGATGGAGTGAAGCATTTGGTATATTGAGGGAAGGGAAAAATGTGACATATTTGACGTTTGCAACAGTTAAGGGGGGAGCTCATATGGTGCCATTTACATCTCCTTCTCAATCTCTTATACTTTTCAAATCATTTATCAATGGATCTCCACCACCCACAACTAGCCTCAACTAG
- the LOC116028108 gene encoding SNF1-related protein kinase regulatory subunit gamma-1-like, translated as MSLEQLEEKNTKLTGYDAYFEIVQSRKKLPQSLQESLTNAFDKIPALSFPEVPGGQVIEIEADISVGDAVKILSESHIMSAPVRNPDGKNSGDWREMYLGIIDYSAIVLWVLESADVAAAALSATSAAAAGVGAGAAGVLGALALGATGPAAMAGLTVAAVGAAVAGGVAAEKGIGKDAATAAGNLGQDFYKVLLQEEPFRSTKVRSIVRSYRWAPFVPVGVDSSMLTVLLLLSKYRLRNVPVVEAGQPCLKNYITQSAIIQGLKGCKGRDWFDSIAGNTISELGLPFMEPNEVISVQSSELILEAFKKMKENQIGGLPVVEGSSVIKKKIVGNVSIRDIRFLLLKPELFANFRQLTVNDFMNTAASATNEVGKINTPITCTTDSTLASVIDMLAFKQVHRIYVVKGTDNEIVGVITLRDVISCFIYEPPNFFDKYFGFSAKEMLGQ; from the exons ATGTCACTGGAACAACTAGAAGAGAAGAACACAAAACTTACAGGCTATGATGCTTATTTTGAGATCGTCCAAAGCAGAAAAAAACTGCCACAGTCATTGCAAGAGTCTCTGACAAATgcatttgataaaattcctGCTTTGTCATTTCCAGAAGTCCCTGGAGGAcaag TCATTGAAATAGAAGCAGACATATCAGTTGGTGATGCGGTCAAAATCCTATCGGAGTCGCACATTATGTCAGCTCCTGTAAGGAACCCTGATGGTAAAAATAGCGGGGATTGGAGAGAAATGTACTTGGGAATAATAGATTACTCGGCTATTGTTCTTTGGGTGCTAGAGAGTGCAGATGTTGCAGCAGCTGCGCTCTCAGCAACTTCAGCAGCGGCCGCTGGAGTAGGTGCGGGGGCTGCTGGTGTCCTCGGAGCACTAGCGTTGGGAGCGACGGGCCCCGCAGCCATGGCTGGCTTAACGGTTGCAGCAGTTGGAGCGGCTGTCGCTGGTGGGGTGGCAGCCGAAAAAGGAATAGGAAAAGATGCTGCCACTGCGGCAGGTAACTTGGGTCAGGACTTCTACAAGGTTCTCCTCCAAGAGGAGCCCTTTAGGTCAACCAAG GTTAGATCCATCGTAAGATCCTACCGCTGGGCGCCATTTGTTCCGGTTGGAGTAGACAGTTCTATGTTGACTGTCTTACTTCTGTTATCAAAATATAGACTGCGAAATGTGCCGGTAGTTGAAGCAGGACAACCGTGTCTAAAGAACTACATAACTCAGTCCGCTATCATACAAGGTCTGAAGGGATGTAAAGGGAGAGATTGGTTTGACAGCATTGCGGGAAATACAATATCTGAACTTGGCCTACCATTCATGGAGCCCAACGAG GTTATTAGTGTGCAAAGCAGTGAATTGATTTTGGAAGCgttcaagaaaatgaaagaaaaccaaATTGGAGGTCTCCCTGTTGTTGAAGGCAGCAGCGTGATAAAGAAAAAGATCGTTGGCAACGTAAGCATAAGAGACATAAGATTTTTGTTACTCAAGCCAGAACTTTTTGCCAATTTCAG GCAGCTAACCGTGAACGACTTCATGAACACTGCTGCTTCGGCAACGAATGAAGTTGGGAAGATTAACACGCCAATTACGTGCACCACAGATTCAACTCTTGCTTCTGTGATTGACATGCTCGCTTTTAAGCAAGTTCACAGGATTTATGTGGTAAAAGGCACAGACAATGAAATCGTTGGTGTAATTACGCTAAGAGATGTCATCTCCTGCTTCATCTATGAGCCACCAAACTTCTTCGATAAGTACTTTGGATTTTCTGCAAAGGAAATGCTGGGTCAGTGA